From Punica granatum isolate Tunisia-2019 chromosome 1, ASM765513v2, whole genome shotgun sequence:
ACGGGttcctttatttttaatcGTGAATGATTGTCAATGATGAAAAGTGGGATAGGAGTGGGTTGCTAATGTCAAACTTACacacatttttaatttttttctttcttttggcaTGTAGACGTCAAACGGTGACGTTTTCGAGAAGACACATGACGAATTGGACATCGAGTTCTTAGGAAACATACGGGGGAGGAAATGGAGGTTCCAGACGAACATATACGGGAACGGGAGCACTCATCGCGGGAGGGAAGAGCGTTACACTCTCTGGTTCGATCCCACCAAGGACTTCCACCGATACAGCATCCTCTGGACCCCCAAAAATATCATGTGAGTGTCGACTTCCTAAAGCCATGAaatctaatatttttatatgcgTTTATTTGTAAGAGAATAATCTGAAAAATATCATTATCATTATATAAATCGTGGTAATAGATTAGTGGATGAATATACAGAATTAAAAATTGGCAATAATTCATGTATTTTATGGTAAGTGTGACATCAATGTGGAAAGAAAGGCTTGCAATTGCGTGTGGGATGTTTCAAACCATAATAGAGGTCCCCAAAAGGATAAGAGCGCTTATAGTCATGGcccttgaattttcttttcttcaataattaataatacattttttcctctttaataatttttcattattaataattactttAGCAATTGTGCCAACCCAAAAATAGTCTTGCATGGCAAGCTTCAGTGCATcctttcaattttgtcctcCTTTTATCATTCACAAGTTAATGAAAATTGTCCATTAGAAACTTTTTCTCAAAAGTACATTCATGCATGTTAGCAAAATAATAGTTCGAAATTAGTGAATAAATCGGAACCTTTCCAATTACGTTTGAGATTTATTGAGACCGAACATAGTAGTCGTCCTATATCTATCGAATACCGTATAAAGCAAACCACAAGTGGCGTAAAAACTTGTAGCTAGAGTTTACAGTTACTTTAGAGGAGTGGCTCCTTAGGTTTCCCATAAGGATTGACAACAACAGCTTCTATTGTTGGGGATGGCTCTGCCTAACTACTTGCCCAATTTTCATCGTCATTTTAGCCTTTTTGGAATTCATGACTCCTGCGGGCATAAAAGTTTGGCCTCAAATAAGCTTAATTTCCTTTATGTGTTGGCTTTTGCTAGCTGGCTGCGAGATCGGGACAATCCCAAAAGAGAATTTCCTTATTAATTAACCATTTTTTAATGCAAGCATGCCTATAATTCCCATAGATTTTCTAGAGGCGAACTTATCCTTCACGAAGGAGAAGAATCTTCATCTTTAAATTGATGATTAAGATGctaaatgaaataattatcgAGGGACGAATTTGTAGTCTAGCCCCACATCGTGGTCCTTAATTACTCTCTAAGATTAGGTTAATTAATATCAGTTGACATCTATGGTTAACTTTTCTAGCGATACCAATTGCACTAACAACGTATTTTAGAATGATATGGCATAAAAGAATTGATTCGCAGGAAATTACATGCTCCTTTTCTTgcctagaaaaaaaattatatgctcttaaataataataataataataataataataataataattaatgcaAGGATTACTTTCATGTGTGGTGTCACTACAACATACGTTCCACGCAAGACAATGAACATAGCCCTTAATTATGATAGCAATATTCGGTTGTACGGGATGTGTATTGACAATGACCATACGTTATCGATTTATCTAATAAATCAGAAGTAGTCTAGTCAGcattaattaaacttaattaGCCAGAAACGTATATCgaacttatatatattgaaaatctctttcattcttttctatttccatGCATGccaatattcttttttatttttgtatgtaatttcttttaaaattgcaGATTTTATGTGGATGAAGTCCCAATTAGAGAAATAGTGAAGACCGAGGCAATGGGCGGCGACTACCCATCGAAGCCCATGTCATTGTACGCCACCATCTGGGACGCCTCTGATTGGGCCACGTCAGGCGGCCGGTTCAAAGTCAACTACAAATATGCACCGTTTATTGCCCAATTCACCGACCTCTCCCTCGAGGGCTGCCCCATCGACCCGCTCCAGTCCTCCGTTGCCGCCGTCAACTCACTCTGCTCCGAGGCCACCGTGAGGCTCCAGTCCAAGACTTATTCCACCCTCACACCGGGCAGCCATGCTGCCATGCGCCGGTTCAGGCAGCGGTACATGTACTACTACTACTGTTATGACTCGATTCGATACCCCATCCCTCCACCGGAGTGCATCATCGACCCGACCGAGAGGGCTCGGTACCATGACACTGGGCGGCTCAAGTTCGGTGGCAGCCACAAGCGCCGCTCTCGGCAGAGCAGTCTGACTCCCACCAATTATGAGAGCAGTGACAAGCAGGCCGATGTTATgtgaataaaataatgaagTGATAAAAATCTTTGTGtacatgtttttcttttttctttttggtcaAGCGTTGTTTTCGTTTttccaattctttttttcatttttcatactTAGAAAGATTATGGATCggccataatatatatagcaataatagtaataataataataaaggttGTAATATAAAATAGATTTTGTTTACAATTTATATGAGTCAGTTATATGTTACTTATTGGGAAATACTTTTCTATTACTTGTAGTGGAAAGGAGTGGAGATTTATTTTCTCATGTATATAaacatgtatttttatatctaattgtttgattaataattgtttaataattttttgaaaaatagttgACGAAAGAGTTTGCATGGCAatgtctctctctttctccttaAAAAAAGatgtctctctctccccctcttgtttatgtataattttctatttatgtGGAGAAGGTGATGCTAttaaataattacattttaataAGATAGGCGGCGTTGTGATGCAAGTATTTAACTAGCTATTgtctattaaataaataacttaattttttggtgtgtgctataatattttgaaattaatgtgTCCGAAAAATCCAGTTTAAACCGAATCAATTCACTAGAATAAACTCTTCTAACAATCGACTCCGAACCATCTTCCCTGAGGTATAAATTCCCAACAATCGAAAAGAGTTATTTGTGATGTTTGTGGAGGCTAACATTGCGGTTGAGGTAAGTAACGAAACCGTTAAATCTTGTTCATTTGTTTATGATGTTAATTTGTGCTCTCTGTGAGATGTGCATGGTTTAAACAATTTAATCTAAGTTTGTTAATATAAGCAAACGAATAACTGCAATTTATAAGTGAATAATTTTCTGGGTAAGTGTGAATTTATATTCAATCGAGAGGAAATATCGTACCATAGCGGATACTGTTAATTCAATGACCGACGGATCACTCTCGAATTGTTGTTTTCATTCTCCATGCAaccctgatttttttttttgaatatttgatGAGAAAAGAAGTTTTCGGAGGGGCATATTGTCGGTGGATTATGCGTGAAAGAACCCAAATTCTTTTCCAAATTCTCGTTCATGCCTTTCGGATATGAATGTGTgtgcatattttttttaaaataataataacaatatgGCGATTATTGTCTTGGTGTCCATTCGGCTGTGGATTAGGTGTGTCATGTGTGCATCATATTTTGAATTGGTCACCAATTACTGAAATTAAAGAATGGTAATCCATAATGAAATTCATTTGTTGTCTTGAATTTGGGTGATTAAATGGGCTATTGCGAGAAAAtaatttgcccttttttttatgtggcattttctttgttctttcttcttctgcttGTTATATATTgttcaaatatatatgtctatgatatatatatatatatatatatatatttagtagGAGAATGAAGGTTGATAGAGGAATTAAATTCGTTGTCAACTAGTGCCTAAATTTTAGGTAATTTGAATTGATAGgtgataattaatttttattcactAGATATAACTGAGTGTTCTACACATCTTTTAATTTTGTGATCCAAAATTAAAGAGTTCGATAGTGGATAAGGTAATGATAAAGGTGGTGTTTATTTATCAACTAATTTCGATATTTGTAAAGTCATTGGTGTAGAAAATTAGTGTTTTGCATCATACGCGTAACTAAGTGTTAGCAGAAAGGAAAGACCATACCTTGGTGGATGGCAATGCGGTGTTATTGAACTTGTGTCGGGTTAATAATCGGATACCATTAAGAAATCTCATCTACAAATGTGTATGGTGTAGtatgaaaaattgattttgaAACATCTCAAAACGTGGGGGTATTTGGCCTATTATTGAGTTTTTGATCAAAGGAGGGTTCCCATTAGATCGAATGTGTATGGTAATCCGCAACCCCTCAGTGAACTTGCTCCGTTTGCATTCAAagtgagattttaaaatctaactttaatttaattctacccacaacaaaacaaaataactcatataaagttaAAGGGTGAGCCCTATTTATactactctttttcaaaattaaaatcacataactcatataaaatcaaagggtgggccccatacataaccatttataccactcttttttcaaaatcaaaatctaattttaaaatgttatttacAAACCAAACGTAACTTTTAGGGATTCGGAACTTGGAAGTGTCAATCCTAGGTGGATGACTTGTAAATCTTGGTGACGAACATAGTAGGTGTTTTACAAATCAAAAGGTATTTAACTTAGAGATTCAATGCGAATCGATCAAGGTGAATCGAGGTTCAAGGTGAATTGAGATTTAATGTGAATCAAGGTTCAAGGTGAATCAATATTCAAGTAAATGATGAAAACGAAGTTACTGAGCTTTAGATATAAAATCGAAAGAGGACGAAACTACATAGGGAAAAGTGTTGGAGAAGTTTAATCAATTGAGCACTGAGGATTTGAACATCCCATCGGTCCCAAACTTTAAGTTGAGTGAAGATCCTGATAGGGTAATAGTATAATTGGAACATGCTAGTGCATTCGAGTCTTTAATATGTGCAAGAGGTTGTACTAAAGATTTGATATTGTGTTTGTTGTGTACAAACTGTTAAGGCTCATAAGTAAACGTGAAAACGTTTAATGGACAGCTCTGTGCTACCATAGAATGAAAAATGCGTGAAATTTACAAAATTCTTTATATTACGGAAAGGCTAAAGAGATATCCTACGAGGTAAAGTTGTGGCAACATAAGTTGCTATTTCCGTGCATTCTGCCAAGGGTGTTGATGATGTCTCTAAGTATAATTACTGTATACATTTAAGGTCTAGACATAGTAAT
This genomic window contains:
- the LOC116192574 gene encoding probable xyloglucan endotransglucosylase/hydrolase protein 30, which codes for MDPNSGRRSVLYRSTSASFLVLRFVFFLLSFSFVATADRFNITTIPFADGFRPLFGDGNCKPSLDGRGVNVLLDRFTGAGFISSDMYQHGFYSAKIKLPSDYTAGVVVAFYTSNGDVFEKTHDELDIEFLGNIRGRKWRFQTNIYGNGSTHRGREERYTLWFDPTKDFHRYSILWTPKNIIFYVDEVPIREIVKTEAMGGDYPSKPMSLYATIWDASDWATSGGRFKVNYKYAPFIAQFTDLSLEGCPIDPLQSSVAAVNSLCSEATVRLQSKTYSTLTPGSHAAMRRFRQRYMYYYYCYDSIRYPIPPPECIIDPTERARYHDTGRLKFGGSHKRRSRQSSLTPTNYESSDKQADVM